The DNA region GCGCTCGACGTGAGCCTCGGATGCCTCCGCCGCCACCGCCGGGAGAAGCTCCATGAGCTCCTCTGAAGCTGTCGCGCAGGCCCGGTCCTCTTCCGTCGCCGGCCGCCGTGCGGTCACCTCGACGGTGAACCGTCCCCGGCCTCCTTCGAAAGGATGGATCAGTAGACCGAACTCTCCTGAGCGGGAGGCAATCCAGCAGAAGCGCTCCGGCGCATCCCGATCCACCGGCGTGTCGTAGCGCAGCAGGACGGTGCCGTCGGGATCGAGCACCTCGGCCAGGACATCGACCTCCGACTGGCCCACCTCCAACACTGCCGCCTCCCCGGCTTCGAGGTGCAAGAGGAATCGAGCCGGAGAACCACCGGCGACGCGACCGGAAACTTCGAACCTCGGGACCAACACGCGGGCGGTCTCGGCTTCGGAGGCCGAGCCTGTCTGGCATCCCGTGGGCGCAAACAAGAGGAGGAGAAAGCAGGCGTAGAAAAAGGCGCGCACGAGAAGTCCGGCGGGAGAATGCTGCCGGGCAATCACGGTGGGGTCAGCGAGGGCATCGGATGCAAGCTGATCGGAAGCGATCAACCGGGCGGTCCGCGGACCAGCTCGAAGGGGAAAATATCGATCTCGTGCTCCTCCCCGGCCTCGAGCCCTAGGAGCCGCAGCCGGTAGGTACCGGAGGGAAACGAGTCGCGTGGCAAGGTGACCAAGAACGTCCCGGTGTCCTGCCGGCGGAGATCTTTTTTGCTCCAGACCTTCTTTCCCTGAGAGTCGAGAGCCTCCGCCGCATAACCACCGGAGAAGGCGGTCAGGTCGAGAAGATTCAATCGCGCGATGAGGGGATCGGCCTCAGCGGGCACTTCCAGCACCAGCCTCGGCGCCGCGGAGCGGAGCTGGAGCTGCTCTTCGGAAAGCAGGTCCACGAGGTGGGGATCCGAGCCGGCCTGCCGAGCACCTTTCTCAACGCCTCCCCCACCCAACCCGGCCCCCGCCAGCCACAGCCCGAGAAGCGCCCCCACCACGAGCATGGAGGCTGCCACCGCCCCCAGGGGCCACCAACCTAACGAGGGCAAGGGAGCCGGAGGCGTCCCAGCATCGGCTTCCCCGGCCCGCTGCACCGCGGCTCCGGGTTCCGCCCCCCCAGGCTCTGCGGTCGCCGCCTGAAAGCGCTGCCAGGCGGCCTGACCTTGCGCCTCGCTCGGCTCGAAGGACGGGTCGTGGTCATGGTCGAAGGCTTCCAGCCCCGCCAGCTCCTCGGCGCAATCGTCACAAGCCAGGAGGTGGGTCTTGACGGCCTCCGCCGCTTCGTCCGCCAGCTGCCCTTGTTGAAATGCCAGGAGCTGATCCACGCTGGGATGCTGGTTCACAGCCTGCCTCGATTCGCTGATGAGCTCCCGGACAGCTCGGTCGATGAGACCGCCAACGTCGTCGTCCCGGTCTTTGAAATCAGCCATGCCTTGCTCCTCAGGGCGCGGAGTCCGCAGGCCGATCCTCGACCGCTCGGCGGAGCTTCTGCCGTGCCCGGTGTATGAGCGAGGATACTTGACTGGTCTTGACCTTGAGCGCTTCGGCGATCTCCGCGTAGGTCTTGCCCTCGAGAAAAAGCTTCAGCGGCCGCTGGAGCTCCCGCGGAAGCGCGAGGAAGGCCCGCTTCACCCTCTCCAGCCGTCGCCTCTGCTCGAACACCGCCTGTGGGCTCGGGGTGCCGGAGCCACCGGCCCACGTGCTGGCCTCCGCCTCGACTCGATCCGGCTCCAGCGGTACTTCCTGCCTGGCCCGCTTCTTCCGAGTCGCGTCCCGCCGGGCCTGCAACCAGACCTTCTTGGCGACGCCGACGATCCAGGTGTCGAGCTGGGATTGACCGCGGAAGGTGGCGCGGCTCCGAAAGGCCTGGAGGAAGGCTTCTTGGGCTAGCTCTTCGGCTTCCTCGTCGGAGGCTCTGAGGCCTTTCAGCGTGGCGAAGATCTTCCGATGGATGCGCTGAAAATCCTCTTGGGTGAGGTTCCATCCATCGGCGCTCTGATCTCTGGGCACTCTGGAGCCCCTCCCCCGCGTCATGACCCTTGGCTGGCGGCGGCCCGGCCCATTCCGCCGGCCGCCTTCGATAGAAGGTAACGGTTCTGCTCGACCCGAAGTTTCCGGATCGCCAACTCGTACATGCTTGGTTTCGCATCTTACCTGAAACCCTCACCGCCACCAGCCTGCGGGCCATCCCCGGCTAGCTTCAGAGCTATTTCTTTTCGAACAACCTCGCTCTCTTGGTTGCCGTTCCGCTTTGGCTGTTTAGAACTTTCTTGCTCATCTCCCCGTTCAACTCGCGGCGCCGGCGAACAAATCTCCCCCAGCGGCAACCAACTGTCAGCTATGCCTCCGGGGTCTTGGCGACCAAGCACCCCGGAACCGAGATGAATTCGAGTCGAGAAAGGAAGACTCCATCATGAGTGACCTGACCAGGGCTCAGGAGGTCGAGTACCAGGACTTCGAGATCGAGGTGAGTGAGTGCCGATGCGGCTACCTCGAGGTCCGCGTGCTCAACTCTCCCTTCTACCGTCCCAGGGCGCCCTTCAAGGCACCCTACTCCCCTCAGCAATTCCAAAAGCTGATGGAACGGCTTGCCGCCAAACCGGGGCTGGAAGGTCCCCAGCCGTTTTCCAACCCCGAAGCGAAAGCCAAAGAGATCGGTGCTGAGCTCTTCGAAGCGCTCTTTCCCGACGAGATCGCCGCCAACCTGCGAGAGAGCAATGCCGTGCTGGCCGGCGTCTCCCACGGCGGTTACCGGGCCGGGCTCCGCTTGCGCATCGCGTTCCACAATGTCAGCGATCACCCCGAAATCTTCGGTCTTCCTTGGGAGCTGCT from Acidobacteriota bacterium includes:
- a CDS encoding sigma-70 family RNA polymerase sigma factor, with product MPRDQSADGWNLTQEDFQRIHRKIFATLKGLRASDEEAEELAQEAFLQAFRSRATFRGQSQLDTWIVGVAKKVWLQARRDATRKKRARQEVPLEPDRVEAEASTWAGGSGTPSPQAVFEQRRRLERVKRAFLALPRELQRPLKLFLEGKTYAEIAEALKVKTSQVSSLIHRARQKLRRAVEDRPADSAP